The genomic region TGCCATCGTGGCCTTGCCCTCTTCACTGCTGGCCAATGCAGTGCACATGCATGGCGCTGGTATGATCCAGTCGGGAAGCACAAGGACACTGACACCACCCACGGCCATCTTCGGTCCGCTGCTGGCTATTTCCTTGTGTTTTGCCCATCAGTTCATCCCGATCTTGTCTGCAGCCTCCGATCCCTGCCCTAGAGAACCTCATCGACATACGCCGGCCTAGCCCTTTGATCTTCGAACCCCAAGTTTAATCTTGGATCTTGTTTCCTTTCAGTAGATTAGATGGGTTAGTTGGTTTTTTATTAGACTAGCAAAaagatccgtgcattgcaacgggagaaaaaaaaccaCACACTCTTAAtttataaaaaaaatctataatCTGAGAACTTGTAGCTACGgcccaaacaaagatggtcttAACCTATAAAAGCGCAGTTTAAAATTCTACATGTGTTCTATTTCAACATggcttgcatgtagatttaatCCATACAAAGAAACGGGTAAGATCATGCATTTATTCATGTCAAGTTCAAGAATCACCAACTTAGGGTAACTCTTGAACACTTTTTTCACATGcatatttcttaaatacatgaagagtTGTTAAAAGATACATGATTTTTTAATCATAAAAGGAGATTTTTTTTGTCTGGAAAAGAACATTTTTTGTATGGTCTCCTGTGGACGCAGATACTTGCGCccctatttcatcactatttcttgacatacatgtcataggtattggtctctgtttcatcactatttatatcttatcaaacttgtcttttattttattttttgtcatgcatgcctcCTTTTTACCTTTTTTTCATGcatctcctctcttttttcttcttatatATAGGAGAATAGCGCAACATCTCATCTTTATCGGACCTCCTCCGCAttttcccttttatttcttttatagcgGACATCCCATTTTTATTGGGTCCTTCTTTTATTTCTTGTCATGCATATCCTTATTTTTTGGGTGTCTCTAGCAAATTTATCTTCAATTTCATGTTCAATCctgattttgctgaggtgttcatcCACAATCTGAACTTGTACCGGTATGAAAAAAGACGGATAATGCATTGTTGATTAACATTACAGCTTAAATAGTATTTTTAAAATTGTTAACAggaaaaataacatcatattcagattctacatatttttctagtcaaattccatatataacatgttaaatttgaagttacgatttaaaagatatgagtattttaaaaaacatttaaTATGTATTGCGGATTTAATGTCAAAAACATTAGGGGTTTTTCTATAAAATAAGAAAACGGATTAaaaatacctatttcttttattagtaggtatagattataGATTAATAACACTCATCTTTTGCTCGTTAGTTATACCATAATGAGATATATTCTCTTTGTGTTCCCATCGAGAATGATGAGGGTGTAAAAATCATTGTTCCCAAATAGTTCCGGTTGAATCGAAACATGGATGTATGTTCTTGCCAAGGTCTGTGTTGCTCCCTTTTAGTTTTCGTACTTGCCCTACCGATGTTTTTCCTTAAACTGGAAACTACAACTTAACTTGATAGGTGCCGCAGCATCTGTCTTTTCGAGTCATAGAACCTGTTCAAACATTGCAAGTTGCGTAACATGTTGGAATTATCTTAACCGCTTATTGACTGAAATCAGTTCTTTTTTAGGGCATCTTCAAAAAGGACACTTAAACCGCCCGCATACAGTCGGATCGTCTTCTTTAGGGTATCTCCAAAGTGAACCCTCAAACCGTCCGGATTGTGCGGTCTGCCAGACGTGTTATGACACCCTACACGAGCATGTATCGATCGGCCGAGCGGTCCGGACGTACTTTTTCGGAGAGCAGacacgtaggactccgacacccagCCCATCAAAAATCCCTCTCAGACACCACGCCTCCATCCTTCCATTTTCTCTCGTTGCCTTTTTGTCTCTTGCCTTTGCCGTCACTCCACCACCATTGCACACCCCTGCTGGTACCCGACATGTCCGTCACCTCCAGCTGTACACCCGGGATCCAAGCCAGTTCTTCTCTATTGTCGGGATGAGCCTTTCCTCCGACCACCACTCAGGTACCATCCGCTCCTATGCTGCTCACCATGCCCGGCAAATGTCCGTTGAATTGGCTGAGCTAATTTTTTTGTCCCTTCTTCTTTGAAGCAATGGATTCAGATACATAGTACATATATGAGCACTATGTTGAGTCGTCAGACGGCTTGTCAGACGAGAAGAGCTATACGGATGAGATGGCGATGATGCAGACTGTCCTTGGAGAAGAGGAGCGTGCGgaagagcatgttctcaatttcaagggatcgATTAAGGAtcatcgagtgctcaaccgcaATAGGGCATGCGACCATTTGACACTGATGTCTGGATACTTTGCTCCCCAATGCCCTCTTCGCTGACAATTTCCGCCGCCGGTTTCGGGTGCACAAAATTGTCTTCGATCGTACCATGGGGTCCGGTTCtttgatgactacttcatcttgaagaaAGACACCGTGGGAAGGATTGGATTCTCTGGTTATCAGAAGTGCACGGCCACACcacggatgcttgcatatggcacgaccGCTGATTCGTGGGACGAGTATCTACtgatgtctgagagcacatgcggAAATGCAATGGTCAGGTTTGCAACTGTCGTGGTCTTGGTGTTTGGACCTCTATACCTGAGAGAACCAAATGGCGCAGACACCGAGAGGCTCTTGGCAATATCGGAAGCAAGTGGGTGGCCAGATTTGCTCGGATCTCTtaactgcatgcattggaaattaaaGAACTGCCCAAAAGTTctacaagggcaatatcagggccatgttaagaagcccaccatcattcttgaagctgTTGCATTACATGAACTTTGGATTTGTCATGTTTTCTTTGGCATACTCGGGTCTCACAACGACATCAATATGCTACATCGATCACCATTGTTTGTGAGGCTAATTGGAGGAAAAACTCCTCTTTGCCACTATACTGTTAATGGATATGAGTACAACATGGGTTATTGTCTGATTGACAGTATCTGTCCTCCGTGTGCTACCTTTGTCAACACCATCTCTAACCCAGTTGGCCAGAAAAAGGCTCCCTTTGTCCAAAGACAAGAAGCGGCTAGAAAGGATGTTGAGAAGGCATTTGAAGTCCTGCCGGCACGTTTTGCAGTTGTTCATGGACCAACTAAATAATGGGATGCagagaccttgtgggaggtgaaGGCCTGTTGTGTGattatgcacaacatgatcgtcgaggatgaggATGACGTCGCTGCCGTAAGTCTTGAATTTGAGAACGTGGGTGATCCTATCAATCTTCTTGATCAGAATCCGACCACACTTAAAAAGTTTGTTAAAAGACATCAACGTATCTGGCATTGAGCAACTCATGAGCAACCCAAGGAAAATCTGATCGAGCATTCATGGGCGGTTAAAGAGGGCAATAATATTTGAGCGTAATATTTGAACTTATTTAAGTACAACTACCGCTATATTTGAACATTTGAAATATAAGTCTTATGCTCCTACTCTCTCcactcctaaatataagtctttttagagattgcaatacgaactacatacggatatatataaacatattttaaaatgtagattcactcattttgctccgtgtgtagtccgcattggaatctctaaaaatacttatatttagggacCGAGTGAGTATTTAGGAACATAGGGAATACGGAGTGCACATCAATTAATGCGCTACAGTACAAGTTGAGAATGGAATAAAAGCACGcagcaatcaatcaatcaatcccgTGCTTATACAACCAACCATTCTTTTGTTTTCCATTTCCAACTTCCTTCTGATGAGATCAGTACAAGGAAGGCTCAATGCTTCTCACTCTATTTTCTTTTTCCAGCGAAATCATCATCAATCATCAAAACAAAAATCCGAGAAATATGGCACAACCATACCATATTACTACTACCACATActaaatcacacacacacacacacacagacaaacCCCTTTATTGTCGGCAAGCAAGCAGTTGATCATGGTGTAGGTGATGGAATGAAAATCCTGACAACGATCACTGTGGGGTGCACATGGGGGCTCTGCCTTGGAAGCACGCGATGAAGGCGGGAGGGATGTACCCGGTGAAGCTGTTGTAGCAGGTCCAGGCGCTATCTCCAAGGCATTTCAGGTCGCTGATCTCTAGGCCGATGCAGTGGTTCTTGCTGGGCTCCTCCTTATCCTTGGCCAAGCATTCGCCGGCGGCGGTGACGAAGCATGGCGTGAAGGTAAGCTCGTCGGTGACTACATTTTCGGCGAAGCACGCCAGTGCGCCGTCGGCGACGCAGACCATCTCTTCGTTGGTAGTGCTTTATGCGACACACAGATTATCCTGTGTCAGTACTTACTTTTCACGTGCCCTCTCTGAAATGAATGAATTATAGAAAAGTAGGTACTGACCTTATGCCGACACACAGATTATCCTGCGTCAGCAGCGCCggctccggcgccggcgccggtgtggTGGAGCCGCCTGCTCCGCATATGAACAGCACTAGGACAATGAGCGACTGCTTGATGATGGCCATCGTCGGGCTTTGGTTTGTTGGGTTGGTTGAAAAGGCTCACTTCTGCATCAGATGAGATATATTTATAGGGGGTTGGAGCAGAGCAGAGGCAGAGCGTAAAGTTTAGATTTTCGTGATTGCGACACAAGCCCAAgctaagggcaactccaacgcacgaTCCTAAACGGACATTCCTTTCATCCGCTTTTTGTTTGTTTGGGACAGGAAAACGGACACATTCGTCCGCTTGCAGTTGTACTTGCGGCGGTCGGTGCGTTCAACGGGCCAACCGCACCTCAAACGGCCTGCCTCGTCGGACTTGAAtttaaaccaaaaaaacaaaaacatattaaaaataacttaaaacataaatttaaacattCAAACGTCCACATTACCCAAGTTCAGCACATAaacataaaaaaaataaaacatagAAAAAAGATAATGGCCGCTTCATGGCCGCCTTCGTCTTCTGTGCCCCCATGGCCGCTGTTTACTCCTCCTAGTCATCGTCTCGAGTGAGATCGGCGTACGAAGGTGGCTGCCAAAGGTAGGCTGGTGGCCCCTGGCAGACTGGAGGCGCCGGCGGCGCCTGCACTACCTCCTCCCGTGGCTCCTACTCCTGCTCTGGTGACCGCGGCGGCGTGGCTGACCATGGGTCGACACCCACCGAGTCGGCCATCTCCGGCGCCGTGCATGAGCAGCTCCACCGCTGGCCCACCAGACGAGGGTTCCACGCGGCGACGGGCGGCTCCTCCAAGACCTCCTCCTGCACCTCCTCCTTGACGTCGAGGTCCAGCTCCGGGATGGCCACAtcgccggccgcggagagggccaGCGTGGTTTCTAGGCCATGCCGTTACCGCTCGTCGCAcgtgttcatggagtcctccatgataCGCCTCATGAGATGGGCCTCCTCCTCTCGGTCATGGGCGGCGTCGGTGGCagggacggagacggagaaggcGTTGGCGTGATGCCGTGCACACGCCTACGGCCCCGCATTTGGGGAGGGCTGTCAGCACGAGGAGGACGCGGGTGGCGCGGGCTCGGAGGACGACTGACAAAAAAAGATTGCCGCCGCAGGTCATGCTCGTCGCGGAGCCACATATCCCACAGCAGCGCATCTACAACGTCGTCCAGCAGATCCGATGGCAGGCGGGCGCAT from Triticum aestivum cultivar Chinese Spring chromosome 4A, IWGSC CS RefSeq v2.1, whole genome shotgun sequence harbors:
- the LOC123082421 gene encoding uncharacterized protein, with the translated sequence MAIIKQSLIVLVLFICGAGGSTTPAPAPEPALLTQDNLCVGISTTNEEMVCVADGALACFAENVVTDELTFTPCFVTAAGECLAKDKEEPSKNHCIGLEISDLKCLGDSAWTCYNSFTGYIPPAFIACFQGRAPMCTPQ